The Apium graveolens cultivar Ventura chromosome 6, ASM990537v1, whole genome shotgun sequence genome contains a region encoding:
- the LOC141665721 gene encoding uncharacterized protein LOC141665721 gives MLAKPEDGETLILYLAVSEYYVSAVLVKEEASHQWPVYYVSKRLLDVETRYTNMEKLVYALILAARKLRPYFQAHRIEVRTAYLLRHILHKPESSGRMLKWAVELVQFDLEYCPRTAIKGQALADFILEFDAEVDDKAIVLAEPTSQGSSHDEKRQELPHPWWILHVDGAMNNNGSGAGIVLVTLERHCLISAIHFKFYTTNNDAEYEALINGLKLALEVGAMNLIVQSDSELVVN, from the coding sequence ATGTTGGCCAAGCCAGAAGATGGAGAAACATTGATTCTTTACTTGGCAGTGTCTGAGTACTACGTCAGCGCGGTGTTGGTAAAGGAAGAAGCAAGCCACCAGTGGCCCGTATACTATGTGAGCAAAAGGTTGTTGGATGTGGAAACCAGGTATACCAACATGGAAAAACTGGTGTACGCTCTCATTCTTGCGGCACGAAAGTTAAGACCATACTTTCAGGCTCACCGAATAGAAGTTCGCACCGCTTATCTGCTTCGGCATATTCTACATAAACCTGAATCATCAGGGAGAATGTTAAAATGGGCAGTAGAGCTAGTACAATTTGATTTGGAGTATTGTCCTCGCACTGCAATTAAGGGACAAGCGCTGGCTGATTTCATACTTGAGTTCGATGCAGAAGTTGATGACAAGGCCATAGTGTTGGCGGAACCTACCTCGCAAGGAAGTTCTCATGATGAAAAGAGGCAGGAACTACCACACCCTTGGTGGATATTACATGTCGATGGGGCCATGAACAACAATGGATCAGGTGCCGGGATTGTCTTGGTCACTCTAGAAAGGCACTGTTTGATAAGTGCTATCCATTTCAAGTTCTATACTACtaacaatgatgctgagtatgaagctTTGATCAACGGTCTGAAACTAGCTCTGGAGGTGGGGGCCATGAATCTGATAGTCCAGAGCGATTCCGAATTAGTTGTGAACTAG
- the LOC141665722 gene encoding uncharacterized protein LOC141665722 produces MVSKDKKKYCEYHESSGHNTHECRHLKDEIEVLIKEGYLGEWVVKEVRKQKDDRAKEEERRAPRGSNNDTLEENKFIRDGSIRTIYGGDLGMECSNQALARYAREARFRPLTDIHRVETRPPKVFKGESMNITFREADARWVHHPHNDVLVISIQIGTKNIHRAFVDNGSSANILYYSTFKKMEIPDRDMSGEDSWVYGFSGAGVRVMGSIRLPCTLGESQLSVTKMFEFKVLNQESSHNVLLGRPFLREMRVITSIHHLTIKFPTPNGVGSIKGSQYDSRECYRQAMRGFRKDSHAEDTSDEDQEKSIEQPIEEI; encoded by the coding sequence ATGGTAAGCAAAGACAAGAAAAAGTATTGCGAATACCATGAATCATCTGGACATAACACGCATGAGTGCCGACATTTAAAAGATGAAATCGAAGTGCTTATCAAGGAAGGATACCTTGGTGAATGGGTAGTCAAGGAAGTAAGGAAGCAGAAGGATGacagagcaaaggaagaagaaaggCGAGCCCCGCGCGGGTCAAACAATGATACCCTGGAGGAAAATAAATTTATCAGGGATGGCAGTATCCGAACAATTTACGGGGGAGATCTCGGGATGGAATGCAGTAACCAAGCCTTGGCAAGATACGCTAGGGAAGCCCGGTTCAGGCCTCTCACAGACATTCATAGGGTGGAAACTCGACCGCCCAAAGTATTTAAGGGCGAGTCCATGAATATCACCTTCAGAGAAGCAGATGCCCGATGGGTACATCATCCCCACAATGATGTGCTGGTTATTTCCATCCAGATCGGAACCAAAAACATCCATAGAGCCTTCGTGGATAATGGAAGCTCGGCAAATATCCTCTACTACAGCACCTTCAAGAAGATGGAAATACCTGATCGGGATATGTCGGGGGAAGACTCGTGGGTCTATGGCTTTTCTGGCGCAGGAGTTAGAGTCATGGGATCGATTCGGCTGCCATGTACTTTGGGGGAAAGCCAGTTGTCGGTAACAAAGATGTTCGAGTTTAAGGTCCTGAATCAGGAATCATCCCACAACGTGTTGCTGGGACGACCTTTTCTGCGGGAGATGAGGGTTATCACTTCAATCCACCACCTAACCATCAAATTTCCAACGCCAAATGGGGTGGGAAGTATAAAGGGTTCTCAGTATGACTCTCGGGAGTGCTACAGGCAAGCTATGAGAGGCTTTAGAAAAGACTCCCATGCTGAAGATACTTCGGACGAAGATCAAGAAAAGAGCATTGAGCAACCAATCGAGGAAATATGA